A genomic region of Arachis stenosperma cultivar V10309 chromosome 9, arast.V10309.gnm1.PFL2, whole genome shotgun sequence contains the following coding sequences:
- the LOC130947533 gene encoding NADH dehydrogenase [ubiquinone] 1 alpha subcomplex subunit 2-like has product MAWRENLSKNIRELRFLMCQPSPASSSARTFVEKNYKELKTLNPKLPILIRECSGAEPQLWARFDFGVEKDIKLEGLSEAQISRHLKIW; this is encoded by the exons ATGGCGTGGAGAGAAAATCTTTCAAAGAACATAAGGGAGCTTCGGTTTTTGATGTGCCAGCCATCACCTGCAAGCTCATCTGCAAG GACATTTGTGGAAAAGAATTATAAGGAACTCAAGACATTGAACCCAAAATTGCCAATACTGATCCGCGAATGCAGTGGAGCTGAACCCCAATTATGGGCAAGATTTG ACTTTGGTGTTGAGAAAGACATCAAATTGGAAGGCTTGTCTGAGGCACAGATCTCCAGGCACTTGAAGATCTGGTGA